The Vibrio navarrensis genome has a segment encoding these proteins:
- a CDS encoding sulfite exporter TauE/SafE family protein yields MDILLLFFAGVFGGVLNSIAGGGSFITFPALMAVGVPPVIANATNTFASCAGYLSGAWGFRHELSSHRDVLPRTIIISLMGGVLGAVLLLTTEENDFLTAIPWLLLFATLLFIFGPNINRRLAQGSHAKKSSLTRQILPAAFLLLVSAYGGFFNAGLGIVALGYLSLCGYHDIHLMNGLKLLISSCVSLVAVAIFIWHGSIDWLNGIAVLVGSLAGGYISAMASKYIARIWIQRFVALSSLLITGYFFIDVYA; encoded by the coding sequence ATGGATATTCTTCTACTTTTCTTCGCTGGCGTGTTTGGTGGTGTACTCAACTCCATTGCGGGCGGCGGCAGTTTCATCACGTTCCCAGCACTCATGGCAGTTGGCGTGCCGCCTGTTATCGCCAATGCCACCAATACATTTGCCTCTTGTGCTGGTTACCTCAGTGGCGCTTGGGGTTTTCGCCATGAACTGAGTAGCCATCGCGATGTGTTGCCAAGAACCATCATAATCAGCCTAATGGGCGGCGTGCTTGGCGCCGTTCTGCTACTGACCACCGAAGAAAATGACTTTCTAACTGCGATTCCTTGGCTGCTGCTCTTCGCCACCTTGCTGTTTATCTTTGGGCCAAATATCAATCGCCGCCTTGCTCAAGGTTCACACGCGAAAAAATCGAGCCTCACCCGCCAAATCTTACCTGCTGCTTTTTTACTCCTGGTCTCGGCTTACGGAGGCTTTTTTAATGCCGGGCTAGGCATCGTCGCGCTTGGCTATCTGAGCCTTTGCGGTTATCACGATATTCATCTGATGAACGGCCTCAAGCTGCTTATTTCTAGCTGCGTTTCTCTCGTCGCTGTCGCTATTTTTATATGGCATGGTTCGATTGATTGGCTAAATGGCATAGCGGTGCTGGTGGGCAGCTTAGCAGGCGGTTACATTTCAGCGATGGCGTCCAAATATATTGCCCGCATCTGGATTCAACGTTTTGTGGCGCTCTCTTCTTTGCTGATCACGGGTTACTTTTTTATTGATGTTTATGCCTGA